From Coleofasciculus sp. FACHB-T130, the proteins below share one genomic window:
- a CDS encoding DinB family protein → MLIQHFQMLARYNTLANRRLYEVCTRLDDVERKRTRPAFFKSIHGTLNHIMVGDRIWLSRFEGKEVPSTGLDAILYEDFDKLTKARVSEDERIEAFAASLNDEFLSGTIKYRNNQGNIYIDPVDLLIAHFFNHQTHHRGQVHNLLTQTEIAPPVLDMHRVIRP, encoded by the coding sequence CAAATCGTAGACTTTATGAAGTTTGCACTCGTTTGGACGATGTAGAACGTAAACGTACCAGACCCGCCTTCTTTAAAAGTATTCACGGGACGCTTAATCACATCATGGTAGGCGATCGCATCTGGTTATCGCGGTTTGAGGGCAAAGAAGTCCCCTCAACTGGACTTGACGCAATTCTCTATGAGGATTTCGACAAGCTTACCAAAGCGCGTGTATCAGAAGATGAGCGTATTGAAGCCTTCGCAGCTAGTTTAAACGACGAATTCTTGAGCGGTACGATCAAGTACCGCAATAACCAAGGAAATATTTATATCGATCCAGTTGATTTGTTGATCGCACACTTTTTTAATCACCAGACCCACCACCGAGGACAAGTTCACAATCTGTTAACGCAGACTGAAATTGCCCCGCCAGTTCTAGATATGCACCGAGTTATCCGACCTTAG